One Defluviimonas sp. SAOS-178_SWC DNA window includes the following coding sequences:
- a CDS encoding multicopper oxidase family protein gives MTTFTRRGLLAAGAAACAVSQLPAIARAQTSAPIALAAARRTIEVDGRSASVWGLVRPDGGQGLVLDPGARFHVALTNDLDQPTIVHWHGQIPPNAQDGVPDMPMPVLAPGEIRTYDFSPRSGTHWMHSHIPTQEMRLLAAPLIVRSAEDVAADRQEVVLFLHDFSFKEPEEVLSEITGGHAGGGHAAHGTAPATPADHTATGHGMPGMKMAGMLMGSMDGMAMDLNDHDWDAYLANDRSLADPEVVTVERGGRVRLRVINAAAATVFWIDTGTAESRLVAVDGHAVRPLSGGRFGLAMGQRLDLEIDLPGEAGAWPILALREGARERTGLILATAGAEVRRIVSLAEAEAPAFDTDLAQEARLIAEAGLPERPIDRSRMLMLGGTMQPYVWTIDGQTWGSHTPVLARPGERVELMFHNMSMMGHPMHLHGHVFQVVEINGRRFAGALRDTVYVPPMSMVAVALDAGEAARWMLHCHHMPHLATGMMTEFQVTASA, from the coding sequence ATGACGACATTCACGAGACGCGGCCTCCTGGCCGCAGGGGCCGCCGCCTGCGCGGTTTCCCAACTGCCCGCTATCGCGCGGGCCCAGACGTCAGCGCCGATCGCCCTTGCGGCGGCGCGCAGAACCATCGAGGTCGACGGCCGTTCAGCCAGCGTCTGGGGCCTCGTGCGCCCAGACGGAGGCCAGGGCCTCGTGCTGGACCCGGGCGCACGGTTTCATGTGGCGCTGACAAATGATCTCGACCAGCCCACGATCGTACATTGGCATGGACAGATCCCGCCCAATGCGCAGGACGGTGTGCCCGACATGCCCATGCCAGTGCTCGCGCCGGGCGAAATCCGCACCTACGACTTTTCCCCACGTTCGGGCACCCATTGGATGCACAGCCACATCCCTACGCAGGAAATGCGGTTACTGGCCGCGCCGCTGATCGTGCGCTCGGCCGAGGATGTCGCGGCGGACCGGCAGGAGGTCGTCCTGTTCCTGCACGATTTCTCGTTCAAGGAACCCGAAGAGGTTCTGTCCGAAATCACCGGCGGACATGCCGGAGGTGGACATGCCGCGCACGGCACGGCCCCGGCCACGCCCGCCGATCACACGGCGACGGGCCACGGCATGCCGGGGATGAAAATGGCTGGCATGTTGATGGGGAGCATGGACGGCATGGCAATGGATCTCAACGACCACGACTGGGACGCCTATCTCGCGAACGATCGCTCGCTGGCCGATCCGGAGGTGGTAACCGTCGAGCGCGGCGGGCGCGTCCGCTTGCGAGTGATCAATGCGGCCGCGGCGACCGTGTTCTGGATCGACACTGGCACGGCCGAGTCTCGCCTCGTGGCGGTGGACGGACACGCAGTAAGGCCGCTCTCCGGCGGCCGGTTCGGCCTGGCGATGGGGCAGCGGCTTGATCTCGAGATCGATCTGCCAGGCGAAGCCGGTGCCTGGCCGATCCTGGCCCTGCGGGAAGGCGCCCGGGAGCGCACCGGGCTCATACTGGCAACCGCGGGTGCCGAAGTCCGGCGGATCGTCTCTCTGGCCGAAGCTGAGGCACCGGCCTTCGACACCGATCTGGCGCAGGAGGCGCGCCTGATCGCCGAAGCCGGCTTGCCCGAGCGCCCGATCGACCGCAGCCGGATGCTGATGCTCGGCGGCACGATGCAGCCCTATGTCTGGACGATCGACGGGCAGACCTGGGGCAGTCATACACCCGTGCTTGCGAGACCCGGCGAGCGGGTGGAACTGATGTTCCACAACATGTCGATGATGGGTCACCCGATGCACCTGCACGGTCACGTCTTCCAGGTGGTCGAGATCAACGGCCGGCGCTTCGCAGGCGCCCTTCGCGACACCGTCTACGTGCCGCCGATGTCGATGGTGGCTGTTGCGCTCGACGCCGGAGAAGCCGCGCGCTGGATGCTCCACTGCCATCACATGCCGCATCTTGCCACGGGCATGATGACCGAGTTCCAGGTCACCGCATCGGCCTGA
- a CDS encoding aldehyde dehydrogenase (NADP(+)) has protein sequence MAYTPHGRHLIAGDWTAGAATFASSPAHGAARAFAVGTPDLVARACAAAEEAFWSYGYSTREERAAFLNAIADEIEARSEAITAIGTSETGLPEARLNGERGRTTGQLRLFASHILKGDYLDRRHDAALPDRQPLPRPDLRMIQRPIGPVAVFGASNFPLAFSTAGGDTAAALAAGCPVVVKGHSAHPGTGEIVAEAIHAAIRTTGMPAGVFSLIQGGRRDVGEALVTDPRIRAVGFTGSLAGGRALFDLCASRPDPIPFFGELGSVNPMFLLPSALKARGPEIARGWAGSLTMGAGQFCTNPGIAVVIHGPDADAFTTAATEALSHIGAQVMLTDGIAAAYRQGRDRIAGSQGVQEVLTSMCDLRNATPYLFATTGREWLSNHALGEEVFGPLGLIVRAADAAEMEEIARSLQGQLTCTLHLDAGDTALGQKLMPVLERKAGRVLANGFPTGVEVCDAMVHGGPYPASTNFGATSVGTLSIRRFLRPVCYQNMPDDLLSGDLLHPSVEV, from the coding sequence ATGGCCTATACCCCTCATGGGCGTCACCTGATTGCCGGCGACTGGACCGCAGGTGCGGCGACCTTCGCCTCCTCCCCCGCGCACGGGGCCGCGCGCGCCTTCGCCGTCGGCACGCCGGACCTTGTCGCCCGGGCCTGCGCCGCCGCGGAGGAGGCGTTCTGGTCCTATGGCTATTCGACGCGAGAGGAGCGCGCCGCGTTCCTCAACGCCATCGCCGACGAGATCGAGGCGCGGAGCGAGGCGATCACCGCAATCGGCACCTCCGAGACCGGCCTGCCCGAGGCGCGTCTGAACGGCGAACGCGGGCGCACCACCGGCCAGCTTCGCCTCTTCGCGTCCCACATCCTCAAGGGCGATTACCTCGACCGCCGCCATGACGCGGCGCTTCCCGACCGCCAGCCCCTGCCGCGCCCCGACTTGCGGATGATCCAGCGGCCCATCGGGCCGGTCGCGGTCTTCGGCGCCTCGAACTTCCCGCTCGCCTTCTCGACGGCGGGCGGCGACACCGCCGCAGCGCTCGCCGCCGGTTGCCCGGTGGTGGTCAAGGGCCACTCCGCCCATCCCGGCACCGGCGAGATCGTGGCCGAGGCGATCCATGCCGCGATCCGTACGACCGGAATGCCGGCCGGGGTGTTCTCGCTGATCCAGGGCGGCCGCCGCGACGTCGGCGAGGCGCTCGTCACCGATCCGCGCATCCGCGCCGTGGGCTTCACCGGCTCGCTCGCCGGCGGCCGCGCGCTTTTCGACCTTTGCGCCTCCCGTCCCGACCCGATCCCGTTCTTCGGCGAACTCGGCAGCGTCAACCCGATGTTCCTCCTGCCGTCGGCGCTGAAGGCGCGGGGGCCGGAGATCGCCAGGGGCTGGGCCGGGTCGCTGACGATGGGCGCGGGCCAGTTCTGCACCAATCCCGGGATCGCCGTCGTCATCCACGGACCCGACGCCGACGCTTTCACCACCGCCGCGACCGAGGCACTTTCACACATCGGCGCGCAGGTCATGCTGACCGACGGCATCGCCGCCGCTTACCGGCAGGGGCGGGACCGGATCGCGGGATCACAGGGCGTGCAGGAGGTTCTGACCTCGATGTGCGACCTGAGAAACGCGACGCCCTACCTGTTCGCGACGACCGGCCGGGAGTGGCTTTCCAACCACGCGCTTGGAGAGGAGGTCTTCGGGCCTCTGGGCCTGATCGTGCGCGCCGCCGATGCCGCCGAGATGGAAGAGATTGCGCGAAGCCTGCAAGGACAGCTCACCTGCACCCTGCACCTCGACGCCGGCGACACGGCGCTCGGCCAGAAGCTGATGCCCGTTCTCGAACGGAAAGCCGGCCGGGTGCTGGCGAACGGCTTTCCGACGGGCGTCGAGGTTTGCGACGCGATGGTCCACGGCGGACCCTACCCCGCCTCGACCAATTTCGGCGCCACCTCGGTCGGAACCCTATCCATCCGAAGGTTCCTCAGACCGGTCTGCTACCAGAACATGCCGGACGATCTTTTGTCAGGGGATCTATTACACCCGTCTGTAGAGGTATGA
- a CDS encoding ribonuclease activity regulator RraA, with amino-acid sequence MTDYILSDETRAKLKRVSTASIATQLYKRGLRNQFIQGVRPVAPKSENMVGQAFTLRYIPAREDRNPLEVFRNADHPQRVAVETCPPGHVLVMDARKDASAATAGSILVTRLAVRGCAGVVSDGGFRDADGIGKLNMPAYCAGPSAPTNLTKHEALDLNIPVACGDVAVFPGDVLVGDRDGVMVIPAHLADEIAEVCAGMESFEDFVLEEVLAGAPIIGLYPCTKEENQKKYEEWRKKTGR; translated from the coding sequence ATGACCGATTACATCCTTTCCGACGAGACCCGCGCGAAGCTGAAGCGGGTCTCCACCGCGTCCATCGCCACGCAGCTATACAAACGCGGCCTGCGCAACCAGTTCATCCAGGGCGTGCGCCCCGTCGCGCCGAAGAGCGAGAACATGGTCGGTCAGGCGTTTACCCTGCGCTACATCCCGGCGCGCGAGGACCGCAACCCGCTCGAGGTCTTTCGCAATGCCGATCACCCGCAGCGGGTCGCGGTGGAAACCTGTCCGCCCGGTCATGTGCTCGTAATGGATGCGCGCAAGGACGCCTCGGCCGCGACCGCGGGGTCGATCCTGGTCACGCGGCTTGCCGTGCGCGGTTGTGCCGGCGTCGTGTCGGATGGCGGGTTCCGCGACGCGGACGGGATCGGCAAGCTGAACATGCCGGCCTATTGCGCCGGCCCGTCCGCACCGACCAACCTGACGAAGCACGAAGCGCTGGACCTGAACATCCCCGTAGCGTGCGGCGATGTCGCGGTGTTTCCCGGCGACGTGCTGGTCGGCGACCGCGACGGGGTAATGGTGATCCCGGCCCATCTTGCCGACGAGATTGCCGAGGTCTGCGCCGGCATGGAAAGCTTCGAGGATTTCGTGCTGGAAGAGGTTCTGGCGGGCGCGCCGATCATCGGTCTCTATCCCTGCACAAAGGAAGAGAACCAAAAGAAATACGAAGAGTGGCGCAAGAAAACCGGCCGCTGA
- the araD gene encoding L-arabinonate dehydratase: MTRKDPKDLRSARWFAPDDLRSFGHRSRMMQLGYAEEDFRDKPVIGILNTWSELNTCHAHFRERVQDVKRGVLQAGGFGVEMPALSLDESYLKPTSMLYRNMLAMETEEMVRAHPLDGVVLMGGCDKTTPGLVMGAISAGVPMIYLPAGPMLRGNYAGKILGSGSDAWKYWDERRAGNISDAEWLGVQGGIARSAGTCMTMGTASTMTAIADAMGLTLPGASSIPAVDSGHQRMSADCGRRIVEMVWEDLTPDRIITDGACRNAAIVAMATGCSTNAVVHLIAMARRTGVDLTLDDLDDLGRETPLIANVRPSGKDYLMEDFFYAGGLRALMKQIEGRLDTTCLTVTGKTLRENLEGAEVYNDDVIRPLSNPVYAEGSLAVLRGNLCPDGAVIKPAACDPKFWMHEGPALVFDSYPEMKKAVDDEDLEITPDTVMVLRNAGPQGGPGFPEWGMLPIPKALLKQGHRDMLRISDARMSGTSYGACVLHVAPESFVGGPLALLQTGDTVRLDLPNRRLDMLVADAELTRRRAEWSAPKPRYERGYGYMFARHVTQADQGCDFDFLQSDFGKTAGEPDIF; encoded by the coding sequence ATGACCCGCAAAGACCCCAAAGACCTCCGTTCGGCTCGCTGGTTCGCCCCCGACGACCTGCGCAGCTTCGGCCACCGCAGCCGAATGATGCAGCTCGGCTATGCCGAGGAGGATTTCCGCGACAAACCGGTGATCGGGATTCTCAACACATGGTCAGAGTTGAACACCTGCCACGCGCATTTCCGCGAGCGCGTTCAGGACGTGAAGCGCGGCGTCCTTCAGGCCGGAGGTTTCGGAGTCGAGATGCCGGCGCTGTCGCTTGATGAAAGCTACCTGAAACCCACCTCGATGCTCTACCGCAACATGCTCGCGATGGAGACCGAGGAGATGGTCCGCGCCCATCCCCTGGACGGGGTGGTGCTGATGGGCGGATGCGACAAGACCACGCCGGGGCTGGTCATGGGCGCGATCTCGGCCGGTGTGCCGATGATCTACCTCCCCGCCGGTCCGATGCTGCGCGGCAACTACGCGGGCAAGATCCTCGGCTCTGGATCGGATGCCTGGAAATACTGGGACGAGCGGCGCGCGGGCAACATTTCGGACGCCGAGTGGCTGGGCGTGCAGGGTGGGATCGCGCGGTCCGCGGGCACCTGCATGACGATGGGGACGGCCTCGACCATGACGGCGATCGCCGACGCGATGGGGCTGACGCTGCCCGGCGCCTCGTCCATCCCGGCCGTGGATTCCGGCCACCAGCGGATGTCGGCCGACTGCGGCCGCCGCATCGTCGAGATGGTCTGGGAAGACCTGACGCCCGACCGGATCATCACCGACGGCGCCTGCCGCAACGCCGCGATCGTCGCCATGGCGACGGGCTGTTCCACGAATGCCGTCGTCCACCTTATCGCCATGGCGCGGCGTACGGGAGTCGATCTCACGCTTGACGACCTTGACGACCTGGGGCGCGAAACGCCGCTCATTGCCAATGTTCGGCCCTCGGGCAAGGACTATCTGATGGAGGACTTCTTCTACGCCGGCGGCCTGCGCGCCCTGATGAAGCAGATCGAAGGAAGGCTCGATACCACTTGCCTGACCGTGACCGGCAAGACTTTGCGCGAAAACCTCGAAGGGGCGGAGGTCTACAATGACGACGTGATCCGGCCGCTTTCGAACCCGGTCTATGCCGAGGGCTCGCTTGCCGTGTTGCGCGGCAATCTCTGCCCCGACGGCGCGGTCATCAAGCCCGCCGCCTGCGATCCGAAGTTCTGGATGCATGAGGGCCCGGCCCTCGTCTTCGACAGCTATCCCGAAATGAAGAAGGCCGTGGACGACGAGGATCTGGAGATCACGCCCGATACCGTGATGGTCCTGCGCAATGCCGGGCCGCAGGGCGGGCCGGGTTTCCCGGAATGGGGCATGCTGCCGATTCCGAAGGCGCTTCTGAAGCAGGGCCACCGCGACATGCTGCGGATCTCGGACGCCCGCATGTCAGGTACGTCCTATGGCGCCTGCGTGTTGCATGTCGCGCCAGAAAGCTTCGTCGGCGGGCCGCTCGCGCTTCTGCAGACAGGCGACACCGTGCGGCTCGACCTGCCCAACCGGCGCCTCGACATGCTGGTCGCAGACGCCGAACTCACCCGCCGGCGCGCAGAATGGAGCGCACCCAAACCGCGCTATGAACGCGGCTACGGCTACATGTTCGCGCGCCATGTCACGCAGGCCGATCAGGGCTGTGATTTCGACTTTCTGCAATCCGATTTCGGCAAGACCGCCGGCGAACCCGACATCTTCTGA
- a CDS encoding TRAP transporter large permease, translating to MGIEIITLLIVVSLLALMAIGVPLGITTLTVSLATAILYFGTRAGFFIVAANVSEVLHKYELIAVPFFVFMANVLERSGIAKSLFDSMAILGGRFRGSVGVQTCIVAVVLAAMSGIMGGEIVMLGLIALPQMLRLGYDKKLSIGIICAAGALATLIPPSVVLIIYGLAAQVSITKLFAASAVPGLILATLYIAYILVRVRLNPAMAPIYDIPETGLPFLKRLKFLSGVILPGLLIGAVLGVIYSGVATVTEAAAIGAVGAVVVAGLRRELTWTMARDAMRQTVLTVGSIIWLVLGAVSLIGIYNRIGGGDFLRGMLVGLDVPPIMVIIVMMLIVMVLGTFLEWIAIIFITVPIFAPVVIDLGFDPVWFGVLFAMNIQIYYLSPPFGPACFFLKSVAPKGIELQHIFVAVLPFMALQAAGLFLVLFFPDLALWLPSLLD from the coding sequence GTGGGCATTGAGATCATCACCCTTCTGATCGTCGTCTCGCTTCTGGCGCTGATGGCGATCGGCGTTCCCCTCGGGATCACCACTTTGACGGTATCCCTTGCGACGGCGATCCTCTACTTCGGAACGCGGGCCGGGTTCTTCATCGTCGCGGCAAATGTCAGCGAAGTTCTGCACAAGTACGAACTGATCGCGGTGCCGTTCTTCGTCTTCATGGCGAACGTTCTCGAAAGATCGGGCATCGCGAAGTCGCTCTTCGACTCGATGGCCATTCTCGGCGGGCGTTTCCGCGGCTCGGTCGGTGTGCAGACCTGCATCGTGGCGGTCGTGCTGGCCGCGATGTCGGGTATCATGGGCGGCGAGATCGTCATGCTCGGCCTGATCGCCCTGCCGCAGATGCTCCGCCTCGGCTATGACAAGAAACTGTCGATCGGCATCATCTGCGCGGCCGGTGCTCTTGCCACGCTGATCCCGCCCTCGGTGGTGCTGATCATCTACGGGCTCGCGGCCCAGGTCTCGATCACCAAGCTGTTCGCGGCCTCGGCAGTGCCCGGCCTCATCCTCGCCACGCTCTACATCGCCTACATCCTCGTACGCGTCCGGCTGAATCCCGCGATGGCGCCGATCTACGACATCCCCGAAACCGGGCTGCCGTTCCTCAAGCGCCTGAAGTTCCTCTCCGGCGTGATCCTGCCTGGCCTGCTGATCGGCGCGGTGCTCGGCGTCATTTATTCGGGCGTGGCGACGGTGACAGAGGCGGCGGCGATCGGAGCGGTCGGAGCGGTCGTGGTCGCCGGGCTCCGCCGTGAGTTGACCTGGACGATGGCGCGCGACGCGATGCGCCAGACCGTGCTGACCGTCGGCTCGATCATCTGGCTCGTGCTCGGTGCCGTGTCCTTGATCGGGATCTACAACCGTATCGGTGGCGGGGACTTCCTGCGCGGAATGCTCGTCGGGCTCGACGTGCCGCCGATCATGGTGATCATCGTGATGATGCTGATCGTTATGGTGCTGGGCACCTTCCTGGAATGGATCGCGATCATCTTCATCACGGTCCCGATCTTCGCCCCCGTGGTCATCGACCTCGGTTTCGATCCGGTCTGGTTCGGCGTTCTCTTCGCGATGAACATCCAGATCTACTACCTGTCGCCGCCCTTCGGTCCCGCCTGTTTCTTCCTGAAATCGGTCGCCCCGAAGGGGATCGAGTTGCAGCACATCTTCGTCGCGGTCCTGCCCTTCATGGCACTTCAGGCGGCGGGGCTGTTCCTGGTGCTGTTTTTCCCGGACCTCGCCCTCTGGTTGCCGTCACTTCTGGATTGA
- a CDS encoding TRAP transporter small permease subunit, with product MKSLLARYADVMDSVSVFIGRGCSVLFFACVIISALEVVMRYGFDRPTVWSTELAMTLCASAWVLSVGFVTERHRHISITMLELVVGPRIWRLFRLLQMVVAFCAVLVLTMALWGPAAKVLARTEYSGTAFNSIQPTIFKVLIVVGCLLYMAQLAANIIRWVQHTEGDVTGGH from the coding sequence ATGAAAAGCCTTCTGGCCCGATATGCCGATGTCATGGACAGCGTGAGCGTCTTCATCGGCCGGGGCTGCTCCGTCCTGTTCTTTGCTTGCGTCATCATATCGGCCCTCGAGGTGGTGATGCGCTACGGTTTCGATCGCCCGACCGTCTGGTCGACCGAACTCGCCATGACCCTCTGCGCAAGTGCCTGGGTGTTGTCGGTCGGCTTCGTGACCGAGCGCCATCGCCATATCTCGATCACCATGCTCGAACTTGTCGTCGGTCCGCGCATCTGGCGCCTGTTCCGCTTGCTCCAGATGGTCGTCGCCTTCTGTGCGGTCCTGGTTCTGACGATGGCGCTTTGGGGACCAGCGGCCAAGGTTCTGGCGCGAACCGAATATTCCGGCACCGCCTTCAATTCGATCCAGCCGACGATCTTCAAGGTCCTGATCGTGGTCGGCTGTCTGCTCTACATGGCGCAACTCGCCGCCAACATCATCCGCTGGGTCCAGCATACCGAGGGAGACGTGACCGGTGGGCATTGA